A part of Larimichthys crocea isolate SSNF chromosome VII, L_crocea_2.0, whole genome shotgun sequence genomic DNA contains:
- the ccnp gene encoding cyclin-P isoform X3, with protein sequence MARTGFCDSKPLLDLHKKADERRAPLRTWANACMPIDRWQPVEVDESRMAPVKMETEHRWERRLSKQTNEDIIMGFHEDSQTHSDADGCVEAPMLLHPLGLQGLHSLQALVPSLLRHEVETALEKLDLIWDRTYAWDMFLDMMRTQSHNSLPNADLPQHFTDVTHAILVDWLIQVHVSGLCYLMDHTYTKHQLLRMERKVLCSLKFDLSYCPPLHFLVLLASIAHCSTKAVWMARYLLELSLLEAQCVVFLPVQLAGAALCLSRQVLQEPPTPEGEAAWCLASSLHVGSETALLRIMQILASAAAKAHTRETCATFIKFSSPETMHVSRHPGLKNAPSLLGICT encoded by the exons ATGGCCAGGACTGGTTTCTGCGACTCCAAGCCCCTGCTGGACTTACACAAGAAG GCGGATGAGAGGCGAGCCCCATTAAGAACTTGGGCTAATGCCTGTATGCCTATAGATCGCTGGCAGCCTGTAGAAGTAGATGAGTCCAGGATGGCTCCTGTCAAAATGGAGACAGAACACAGATGG GAAAGGAGGTTATCGAAGCAAACAAATGAAGACATCATCATGGGTTTCCATGAGGACAGTCAAACACACTCAGATG CAGATGGGTGTGTGGAGGCGCCCATGCTTCTTCACCCTCTCGGTCTACAGGGTCTTCACAGCCTACAGGCACTAGTACCAAGCTTGCTGCGCCATGAAGTAGAGACGGCACTGGAGAAGCTGGACCTCATATGGGACCGGACATATGCTTGGGACATGTTCTTGGATATGATG AGAACTCAGTCACACAACTCTCTTCCCAATGCTGACCTGCCCCAGCATTTCACTGATGTCACCCATGCTATCCTGGTAGACTGGCTCATTCAAGTTCAT GTATCTGGACTCTGCTACTTGATGGACCACACCTACACTAAGCATCAGCTTCTGCGAATGGAGCGCAAAGTCCTCTGTAGCCTCAAGTTCGATTTATCCTACTGTCCCCCTTTGCATTTCCTTGTTCTCCTGGCTTCCATTGCTCACTGCAGTACTAAG GCGGTATGGATGGCTCGGTATCTACTCGAGCTGTCTCTCCTGGAAGCCCAGTGTGTGGTGTTTCTACCGGTGCAGCTGGCAGGAGCGGCCCTCTGCTTGTCCCGCCAAGTTCTCCAGGAGCCACCAACACCAGAAGGGGAAGCGGCCTGGTGTCTGGCCTCCAGCCTTCACGTCGGCAG TGAAACAGCACTGCTGAGGATCATGCAGATTCTGGCCAGTGCTGCAGCCAAGGCCCACACCCGAGAGACTTGTGCTACTTTTATTAAATTCTCCTCTCCAGAAACCATGCATGTCAGCAGACACCCAGGTCTAAAGAATGCCCCCAGTCTGCTGGGCATATGCACTTGA
- the ccnp gene encoding cyclin-P isoform X1, protein MARTGFCDSKPLLDLHKKADERRAPLRTWANACMPIDRWQPVEVDESRMAPVKMETEHRWERRLSKQTNEDIIMGFHEDSQTHSDADGCVEAPMLLHPLGLQGLHSLQALVPSLLRHEVETALEKLDLIWDRTYAWDMFLDMMRTQSHNSLPNADLPQHFTDVTHAILVDWLIQVHEMMHFQAETLYLAVHLLYRSLRQLKVATANLQLLGMVCLFLAAKKEECLLPEVSGLCYLMDHTYTKHQLLRMERKVLCSLKFDLSYCPPLHFLVLLASIAHCSTKAVWMARYLLELSLLEAQCVVFLPVQLAGAALCLSRQVLQEPPTPEGEAAWCLASSLHVGSETALLRIMQILASAAAKAHTRETCATFIKFSSPETMHVSRHPGLKNAPSLLGICT, encoded by the exons ATGGCCAGGACTGGTTTCTGCGACTCCAAGCCCCTGCTGGACTTACACAAGAAG GCGGATGAGAGGCGAGCCCCATTAAGAACTTGGGCTAATGCCTGTATGCCTATAGATCGCTGGCAGCCTGTAGAAGTAGATGAGTCCAGGATGGCTCCTGTCAAAATGGAGACAGAACACAGATGG GAAAGGAGGTTATCGAAGCAAACAAATGAAGACATCATCATGGGTTTCCATGAGGACAGTCAAACACACTCAGATG CAGATGGGTGTGTGGAGGCGCCCATGCTTCTTCACCCTCTCGGTCTACAGGGTCTTCACAGCCTACAGGCACTAGTACCAAGCTTGCTGCGCCATGAAGTAGAGACGGCACTGGAGAAGCTGGACCTCATATGGGACCGGACATATGCTTGGGACATGTTCTTGGATATGATG AGAACTCAGTCACACAACTCTCTTCCCAATGCTGACCTGCCCCAGCATTTCACTGATGTCACCCATGCTATCCTGGTAGACTGGCTCATTCAAGTTCAT GAGATGATGCATTTTCAGGCAGAGACCCTCTATCTGGCCGTACACCTCCTTTACCGCTCCCTGCGTCAGCTTAAGGTGGCCACAGCCAACCTGCAGCTCCTCGGCATGGTTTGCCTCTTCCTCgctgcaaagaaagaagagtgtCTCCTCCCTGAG GTATCTGGACTCTGCTACTTGATGGACCACACCTACACTAAGCATCAGCTTCTGCGAATGGAGCGCAAAGTCCTCTGTAGCCTCAAGTTCGATTTATCCTACTGTCCCCCTTTGCATTTCCTTGTTCTCCTGGCTTCCATTGCTCACTGCAGTACTAAG GCGGTATGGATGGCTCGGTATCTACTCGAGCTGTCTCTCCTGGAAGCCCAGTGTGTGGTGTTTCTACCGGTGCAGCTGGCAGGAGCGGCCCTCTGCTTGTCCCGCCAAGTTCTCCAGGAGCCACCAACACCAGAAGGGGAAGCGGCCTGGTGTCTGGCCTCCAGCCTTCACGTCGGCAG TGAAACAGCACTGCTGAGGATCATGCAGATTCTGGCCAGTGCTGCAGCCAAGGCCCACACCCGAGAGACTTGTGCTACTTTTATTAAATTCTCCTCTCCAGAAACCATGCATGTCAGCAGACACCCAGGTCTAAAGAATGCCCCCAGTCTGCTGGGCATATGCACTTGA
- the ccnp gene encoding cyclin-P isoform X2, with amino-acid sequence MARTGFCDSKPLLDLHKKADERRAPLRTWANACMPIDRWQPVEVDESRMAPVKMETEHRWERRLSKQTNEDIIMGFHEDSQTHSDDGCVEAPMLLHPLGLQGLHSLQALVPSLLRHEVETALEKLDLIWDRTYAWDMFLDMMRTQSHNSLPNADLPQHFTDVTHAILVDWLIQVHEMMHFQAETLYLAVHLLYRSLRQLKVATANLQLLGMVCLFLAAKKEECLLPEVSGLCYLMDHTYTKHQLLRMERKVLCSLKFDLSYCPPLHFLVLLASIAHCSTKAVWMARYLLELSLLEAQCVVFLPVQLAGAALCLSRQVLQEPPTPEGEAAWCLASSLHVGSETALLRIMQILASAAAKAHTRETCATFIKFSSPETMHVSRHPGLKNAPSLLGICT; translated from the exons ATGGCCAGGACTGGTTTCTGCGACTCCAAGCCCCTGCTGGACTTACACAAGAAG GCGGATGAGAGGCGAGCCCCATTAAGAACTTGGGCTAATGCCTGTATGCCTATAGATCGCTGGCAGCCTGTAGAAGTAGATGAGTCCAGGATGGCTCCTGTCAAAATGGAGACAGAACACAGATGG GAAAGGAGGTTATCGAAGCAAACAAATGAAGACATCATCATGGGTTTCCATGAGGACAGTCAAACACACTCAGATG ATGGGTGTGTGGAGGCGCCCATGCTTCTTCACCCTCTCGGTCTACAGGGTCTTCACAGCCTACAGGCACTAGTACCAAGCTTGCTGCGCCATGAAGTAGAGACGGCACTGGAGAAGCTGGACCTCATATGGGACCGGACATATGCTTGGGACATGTTCTTGGATATGATG AGAACTCAGTCACACAACTCTCTTCCCAATGCTGACCTGCCCCAGCATTTCACTGATGTCACCCATGCTATCCTGGTAGACTGGCTCATTCAAGTTCAT GAGATGATGCATTTTCAGGCAGAGACCCTCTATCTGGCCGTACACCTCCTTTACCGCTCCCTGCGTCAGCTTAAGGTGGCCACAGCCAACCTGCAGCTCCTCGGCATGGTTTGCCTCTTCCTCgctgcaaagaaagaagagtgtCTCCTCCCTGAG GTATCTGGACTCTGCTACTTGATGGACCACACCTACACTAAGCATCAGCTTCTGCGAATGGAGCGCAAAGTCCTCTGTAGCCTCAAGTTCGATTTATCCTACTGTCCCCCTTTGCATTTCCTTGTTCTCCTGGCTTCCATTGCTCACTGCAGTACTAAG GCGGTATGGATGGCTCGGTATCTACTCGAGCTGTCTCTCCTGGAAGCCCAGTGTGTGGTGTTTCTACCGGTGCAGCTGGCAGGAGCGGCCCTCTGCTTGTCCCGCCAAGTTCTCCAGGAGCCACCAACACCAGAAGGGGAAGCGGCCTGGTGTCTGGCCTCCAGCCTTCACGTCGGCAG TGAAACAGCACTGCTGAGGATCATGCAGATTCTGGCCAGTGCTGCAGCCAAGGCCCACACCCGAGAGACTTGTGCTACTTTTATTAAATTCTCCTCTCCAGAAACCATGCATGTCAGCAGACACCCAGGTCTAAAGAATGCCCCCAGTCTGCTGGGCATATGCACTTGA
- the si:ch211-132b12.7 gene encoding CLOCK-interacting pacemaker: MPKEQPCLSEHSLCAASSKNAKDKSNSTTLLAIRNTKDADHSSGQGSRCSSEKDSGYSDGSDWQQTDVEDQRSNKSQSKGSEHAETSQPGQNQEPKRENPGNSSAGRDLSPIYIINNMVLKQPDMIQKRVQLPQRNGSMETSSSGPAHMILLQQPSLLPATHQLHKPLSRKPNTAGKKINGTYLPILNSYPRIAPHPSKKPPDKSSLNDESQNLSKRVCTEHKREDTSVTQSLPEQHINKQPKLAALTSGLPCSSSTRDAPASSSPTTVSLSQGTQSGSSLCTTTTSSFLSTRGLLRNGGTNIRHRRFFNTVQILKQSGLLDITLRTKELLRQSNATERDVAQLRQHTELLCQVASNPSCSLNGITAWEHLHRSMAESGSYPDLKILQNLQIPCHPDFPNKPENISTGDTNSPLAAENSPQPRSRLLTTTPNPNQTCPVPQQSHSGQGRELEASCKSSEKVTFTPPDSSTD; encoded by the exons ATGCCGAAGGAACAGCCTTGCTTGAGCGAGCACAGTCTTTGCGCTGCATCCAGCAAGAACGCTAAAGATAAGAGCAACAGCACGACTCTGCTGGCAATACGTAATACTAAAGACGCAGACCACTCCAGTGGACAGGGGTCCCGCTGCAGTTCAGAAAAAGACTCTGGCTACTCTG ATGGCTCAGACTGGCAGCAGACGGATGTGGAGGACCAGCGGAGCAACAAAAGCCAGTCCAAAGGCAGCGAGCATGCAGAAACATCACAGCCAGGTCAAAACCAAGAACCTAAGCGAGAGAATCCTGGGAATAGTTCCGCGGGCCGTGACCTCTCACCCATCTACATCATCAATAACATGGTGCTTAAACAG CCGGACATGATCCAGAAAAGAGTTCAGCTGCCCCAGAGAAATGGAAGCATGGAGACCAGCAGTTCTGGTCCTGCCCACATGATCCTTTTACAGCAGCCGAGCTTGTTGCCAGCCACTCACCAGCTCCACAAGCCCTTGTCCCGAAAGCCCAACACAGCAGGGAAGAAAATAAACGGCACCTACCTACCCATCCTCAACTCCTACCCCCGCATTGCACCACACCCCAGCAAGAAGCCGCCTGATAAATCTTCACTGAACGACGAATCCCAGAATCTGAGCAAAAGGGTGTGCACAGAGCACAAGAGGGAAGACACATCTGTGACACAGAGTCTCCCTGAGCAGCACATTAATAAGCAACCCAAATTAGCAGCCTTAACTTCTGGGCTGCCATGTTCGTCTTCAACCAGAGATGCTCCAGCTTCCTCCAGTCCCACTACTGTCTCCTTGAGCCAGGGCACCCAATCTGGGTCCAGTCtgtgcaccaccaccacctcctccttcctctcaaCCAGAGGACTTCTTAGAAACGGTGGCACCAATATTCGCCACCGCCGTTTCTTCAACACAGTACAAATCCTCAAACAGTCAGGTCTGTTGGACATTACACTGCGCACAAAGGAGCTGCTGCGGCAGAGCAACGCCACCGAGCGGGACGTCGCCCAACTCCGCCAGCACACAGAGCTACTCTGCCAAGTTGCCAGCAACCCCAGCTGCAGCCTGAACGGTATCACAGCCTGGGAACATTTGCACCGATCCATGGCAGAGTCTGGCAGCTACCCCGACCTTAAAATCCTCCAAAATTTACAAATCCCATGTCATCCAGATTTTCCCAATAAGCCGGAGAATATTTCCACAGGTGACACCAATAGTCCGCTCGCTGCTGAGAACTCACCTCAACCGCGATCTCGCCTTCTCACTACTACACCAAACCCAAACCAGACCTGTCCTGTGCCACAGCAGTCTCACTCAGGGCAAGGCAGGGAGCTCGAGGCCAGCTGTAAATCTTCAGAGAAAGTCACCTTTACGCCTCCTGACAGTTCCACAGATTAA
- the LOC104940530 gene encoding sodium- and chloride-dependent GABA transporter 2, with amino-acid sequence MLNKKYAAKGKEAKVEERGHWGNKLEFLLAVAGNVVGLGNVWRFPYLCYKNGGGAFLVPYLVFVVTCGVPLFLLETSIGQYTQEGAITCWRKLCPLAEGIGYGGQVILLYTCMTYIILLSWALLYLVFSFSPQLPWATCNNYWNTDDCVDFTTRNNTFEWTNQTDTTSAATEFWERRVLAISGGIEQIGSIRWEVLLCLIVMWIICYFCIWKGVRSTGKVVYFTATFPYVMLLILLIRGLSLPGALQGVLFYLLPDPSQLTNPHVWMEAGAQIFFSYSVGVGSLTVLGSYNTYNNNCYKDCLWLCLLNSSTSVVAGFAVFSVLGFMAHEQGIPIEEVAESGPGLAFIAYPQAVAMMPLPQLWSICFFIMLILLGLDTQFVAMEVVMTSIIDMFPTKMRRAGRRELLLLLFCLTCFLSQLVMITEGGMYVFQMFDYYACNGACILFLCVFEALALGWLFGTERLYDIIKDMTGVTANPFFKVCWRYLTPLVSLGSFISSLVWYQPLTFNRWYVYPTWAYVVGWVLALSSILTVPGWALYKLATGNGSLSQRFHHLCQSDPGCSLTLKRETELQKICGDDPHQSTIS; translated from the exons atgttgaataaaaaatatgcaGCAAAAGGCAAGGAAGCAAAGGTGGAGGAAAGAGGACACTGGGGCAATAAATTGGAGTTTCTCCTAGCTGTGGCAGGAAATGTTGTCGGCCTGGGCAATGTGTGGAGGTTTCCTTACCTCTGCTACAAAAATGGAGGGG GTGCATTCCTGGTGCCATATCTGGTATTTGTGGTGACCTGTGGCGTACCATTGTTCCTGCTTGAGACGAGCATTGGCCAGTACACCCAGGAGGGCGCCATCACTTGCTGGAGGAAGTTGTGCCCGTTGGCAGAAG GTATCGGCTATGGTGGGCAGGTGATCCTCTTGTACACCTGTATGACCTACATCATTCTTCTTTCCTGGGCTCTGCTCTACCTGGTGTTCTCCTTTAGTCCCCAGCTGCCATGGGCCACCTGCAACAACTACTGGAACACAG ATGACTGTGTAGACTTTACAACACGAAATAACACCTTTGAATGGACCAACCAGACTGACACAACCTCTGCTGCCACAGAATTCTGGGA ACGACGAGTGCTGGCTATCTCAGGGGGGATTGAGCAGATAGGCAGCATCAGGTGGGAGGTGCTGTTGTGTCTAATTGTTATGTGGATCATCTGCTACTTTTGTATCTGGAAAGGGGTCAGGTCTACAGGAAAG gTGGTGTACTTCACTGCTACCTTCCCCTATGTGATGTTGCTCATTCTATTGATCCGTGGACTCTCTCTTCCTGGAGCTCTACAAGGAGTGCTGTTTTATCTCCTGCCTGACCCCTCACAACTCACCAACCCTCAC GTTTGGATGGAGGCAGGGGCTCAGATCTTCTTCTCATACAGTGTGGGTGTGGGTTCCTTAACTGTGCTAGGCAGTTACAACacctacaacaacaactgctaTAA AGACTGTCTCTGGCTGTGTTTACTGAACAGTAGCACCAGCGTGGTAGCTGGGTTTGCGGTCTTCTCTGTGCTGGGATTCATGGCTCATGAGCAGGGTATTCCCATTGAAGAAGTGGCAGAGTCAG GTCCAGGCTTGGCGTTCATTGCATACCCTCAAGCTGTCGCCATGATGCCTCTTCCCCAACTGTGGTCCATCTGTTTCTTTATCATGCTCATTCTCTTGGGTCTGGACACACAA TTTGTTGCCATGGAGGTGGTGATGACATCCATCATAGACATGTTTCCCACAAAAATGCGCAGGGCAGGCCGACGGGAACTTttactcctcctcttctgcctcaCATGCTTCCTCTCTCAGCTTGTCATGATAACTGAA GGAGGGATGTACGTGTTCCAGATGTTTGACTACTACGCTTGTAATGGAGCCTGcatcctctttctctgtgtgtttgaggcCCTGGCACTGGGGTGGCTCTTTG GGACAGAGCGGTTGTATGACATCATAAAGGACATGACAGGTGTGACTGCCAACCCGTTCTTTAAAGTCTGCTGGCGTTACCTCACTCCGCTGGTCTCACTG GGCTCTTTTATATCTTCTTTGGTTTGGTACCAGCCTCTGACCTTTAACCGCTGGTATGTGTACCCAACCTGGGCGTACGTGGTAGGTTGGGTACTGGCCCTCTCCTCTATTCTGACTGTGCCGGGTTGGGCGCTGTATAAACTGGCAACCGGGAATGGCAGTCTGAGTCAG CGTTTCCATCATCTGTGCCAATCTGACCCTGGCTGCTCCTTGACCTTGAAAAGAGAAACCGAGCTGCAGAAGATCTGTGGGGACGATCCGCATCAGTCCACTATCAGTTGA